In Pyrus communis chromosome 8, drPyrComm1.1, whole genome shotgun sequence, one genomic interval encodes:
- the LOC137743832 gene encoding putative disease resistance RPP13-like protein 1 — protein MSLGEVFISGLLQVLLERLTSRETLSYFRLLLGVGKELDKWNSMLSAIQAVLNDAEEKQLTSRAVKLWLDGLRDLAYDVEDILDKYSTEILRRQIRKKHWATTSKVWGLFSDVKFNCNLSSEIKKITDRLDEILERKNQLGLNEGTPSTKAWHVPPSSHLPEGPVIGRDTDKTKIIDLLLKEAPRAVNFNVVAIVGMPGVGKTTLARHVYDDDATKEFNLKVWASVSDDFDLERVTKAILESATSGHAKEFKEFNQVQESLSKELAGKKFLIVLDDVWNTCVYDLWIKLQSPFRVGALGSKIVVTTRDANVANMMGSTVYRLGGISDDQCWEVFEQHSVLDITKRPQNFELIKEKIVAKCRGLPLAARTLGGLLRCKQVEEWEEILNNKMWSLSDNSGILPVLKLSYHYLPSSLKRCFAYCSLLPNDYEFGEKQLILLWMAEGLIQQRVEDKKQLEEVGSDYFQELLSRSLFQKASKSTDKYRMHDLVGELARWAAAEICFSLEDKGNDGLHPMARHVSYVSGEYDGVKKFEAISRVKHLRTFLPFARDLFWFRAPNYLTRWVTCDLLPELRILRVLSLNGYKITELPNSIGKLWNLRYLDLSYTKIKSLPPSTTTLCNLQTLLLEGCSELKALPANMSNLISLRHLNTSIGLEGMPPHLGRLTNLQSLPYFVVGKGSDQSGIREIGSLLHLRGTLWLSRLENVVDAEDASGAKLIDKERLDSLLLEWSNLSGSREMELGVLDMLHPPKNLKELTIWRYGGLNFSSWIGDPLFSNMVRISLYDCANCHLLPPVGQLPCLKELHIKGMTAVKSVGPEFYGKRTLPFRVLEILEFSNMQHWEKWLPFDQDKGSGVFPSLKVLSISRCPKLEGELPKKLNSLSKLEICWCKELVVEVANYEHASELRIDGCKALVHTSAEVDFKLLETLRLSNISKPRLQARGLTKGMGKIKELEISGCEELMSSLKNEDRCFPYLISLVRLVIEGNYALVEDLGKELEGLLQVPILAWKLEYLEIKNRGSLPKLPKGLHQLSFLQELHISKCDSLVSFPDVGLPPSLKVLVIQSCHSLMYIAKYQIPQNLKRLVIRGCGSLKSLVEEEKELLIASDRFFHDNTNNCLEYINIATCRNLKSLPEGLCHLTNLQAFIVWGCEKLEVLPKDIRNLTPLKELKIDCLEGLTSFPPNLTSLKISELKSCKRLWELHKLSSLRELSITSEDPDVLSFPPDGKEEMLLPKSLTKLTIRGFPNLKKLGNGIQFLTSLQTLELDNCPRLASIPKEGLPLSLGQLWIDGCPLLAERCQPGKGRYWPKISNIPCQEIY, from the exons ATGTCATTGGGAGAGGTTTTTATTTCTGGATTACTTCAAGTGTTACTTGAAAGGTTGACATCTCGTGAGACGCTGAGCTACTTTAGACTCCTACTTGGCGTTGGCAAAGAGCTGGACAAATGGAATTCAATGTTGTCTGCTATTCAAGCGGTACTGAATGACGCAGAGGAGAAGCAGTTGACGAGCCGAGCAGTGAAACTGTGGCTAGATGGTCTCAGAGACTTGGCTTATGATGTGGAAGACATATTGGACAAGTATTCAACTGAGATATTGCGACGACAAATAAGGAAGAAACATTGGGCTACCACAAGCAAGGTATGGGGATTGTTTTCTGATGTTAAATTTAACTGTAACCTGAGCTCAGAAATAAAGAAGATTACTGATCGGTTAGATGAGATATTGGAACGGAAAAACCAACTTGGCTTAAATGAAGGGACACCATCTACTAAGGCATGGCACGTGCCACCAAGTTCCCACCTACCAGAAGGTCCTGTGATTGGAAGGGATACAGACAAGACGAAGATTATTGACTTGTTGTTGAAAGAAGCACCTCGTGCCGTTAACTTTAATGTAGTTGCCATTGTCGGTATGCCCGGAGTGGGAAAGACAACACTTGCAAGGCATGTTTATGATGATGATGCGACGAAAGAGTTTAACCTAAAAGTATGGGCATCTGTATCGGATGACTTCGATCTTGAAAGAGTGACAAAGGCAATTCTTGAATCCGCCACATCTGGTCATGCAAAGGAGTTCAAGGAATTCAATCAGGTTCAAGAAAGTTTGAGTAAGGAGCTAGCAGGAAAAAAGTTTCTAATTGTTTTAGACGATGTTTGGAATACATGTGTCTATGATTTGTGGATAAAATTGCAATCCCCCTTTCGTGTTGGAGCATTAGGAAGTAAGATAGTTGTGACAACACGAGATGCAAATGTTGCAAACATGATGGGATCCACTGTTTATCGATTGGGTGGCATATCAGATGATCAATGTTGGGAAGTCTTTGAGCAGCATTCCGTCTTGGACATTACCAAAAGGCCGCAAAATTTTGAGTTGATAAAGGAGAAAATTGTTGCAAAATGTCGCGGATTGCCATTGGCTGCAAGGACTCTAGGAGGTCTTCTACGTTGTAAACAAGTTGAAGAATGGGAGGAAATCTTAAACAACAAGATGTGGAGTCTATCAGACAATAGTGGCATTCTCCCAGTATTAAAATTGAGCTATCACTATCTACCTTCAAGTTTGAAACGGTGCTTCGCCTATTGTTCTCTACTTCCAAATGACTACGAATTTGGGGAGAAGCAGTTGATCCTTTTATGGATGGCAGAAGGTTTGATACAACAACGAGTAGAGGACAAGAAACAACTGGAAGAAGTAGGCAGTGACTATTTTCAAGAGCTATTGTCTAGGTCATTATTTCAAAAGGCAAGCAAAAGCACTGATAAGTACAGAATGCATGACCTTGTTGGTGAGTTGGCGCGGTGGGCTGCAGCTGAAATATGCTTTTCATTGGAGGACAAGGGAAATGATGGCTTGCATCCAATGGCTCGTCATGTGTCTTATGTCAGTGGTGAGTATGATGGGGTTAAGAAATTTGAGGCCATCTCCAGAGTTAAACATTTGAGGACATTCTTGCCATTTGCACGAGATTTATTTTGGTTTCGAGCACCAAACTATCTAACTCGTTGGGTTACATGTGATCTGTTGCCGGAACTGCGAATCTTACGGGTGCTTTCTTTGAATGGCTATAAAATAACTGAGCTGCCCAATTCAATTGGTAAATTGTGGAATCTACGGTATCTTGACCTTTCTTATACAAAGATAAAGAGTTTGCCTCCATCAACAACCACTCTTTGCAATCTGCAAACATTGTTATTAGAAGGTTGTTCTGAATTGAAGGCATTGCCAGCAAACATGAGTAATCTAATTAGTTTGCGGCATCTCAACACTTCCATTGGATTGGAAGGAATGCCTCCGCATCTAGGTCGATTGACGAATCTGCAATCCTTGCCGTATTTTGTGGTTGGCAAAGGTAGTGATCAGTCTGGGATAAGAGAGATAGGGTCCCTATTGCATCTCCGAGGGACATTGTGGCTCTCAAGATTGGAGAATGTGGTTGATGCTGAGGATGCTAGTGGGGCCAAGTTAATAGACAAGGAGAGGCTTGATTCATTGCTGCTGGAATGGTCTAATTTGAGCGGATCGAGGGAAATGGAGTTGGGTGTGCTTGACATGTTACATCCTCCTAAAAATCTTAAAGAGCTCACCATTTGGCGTTATGGTGGATTGAATTTTTCATCGTGGATTGGAGATCCTCTGTTTTCTAACATGGTGCGTATAAGCTTATATGATTGTGCAAATTGTCATCTCTTGCCACCAGTTGGACAGTTGCCTTGCCTTAAAGAACTTCATATCAAGGGAATGACTGCTGTGAAAAGCGTTGGTCCCGAATTCTACGGAAAGCGTACTTTGCCTTTTCGAGTATTAGAGATTCTCGAGTTTTCGAATATGCAGCACTGGGAGAAATGGCTGCCTTTCGATCAGGATAAGGGAAGTGGTGTTTTCCCTAGCCTAAAAGTGCTTTCAATCAGTCGCTGCCCTAAACTGGAGGGCGAGTTGCCGAAGAAACTAAATTCGTTATCAAAGCTTGAGATTTGTTGGTGCAAGGAATTGGTGGTGGAAGTTGCCAATTACGAACACGCGAGTGAACTACGCATCGATGGTTGCAAAGCGCTAGTGCATACTAGCGCAGAGGTTGACTTTAAGTTATTAGAGACCTTGCGTCTTTCAAATATTTCGAAGCCGCGGTTGCAAGCAAGGGGACTTACGAAGGGAATGGGCAAGATTAAGGAGTTGGAGATTAGTGGTTGTGAGGAGCTGATGTCTTCATTGAAAAATGAGGATAGATGTTTCCCATACCTGATTTCTCTTGTTCGTTTGGTTATTGAAGGCAACTATGCCCTGGTTGAAGATCTAGGAAAAGAATTGGAGGGGTTGCTGCAGGTTCCAATATTAGCTTGGAAGCTTGAATATCTGGAAATAAAGAATCGTGGAAGTCTTCCGAAGCTGCCGAAGGGGTTGCACCAATTGTCGTTTCTTCAAGAGCTTCACATAAGCAAGTGTGACAGTCTAGTTTCTTTTCCAGATGTTGGCCTGCCACCTTCTCTTAAAGTCTTGGTGATTCAAAGTTGTCACTCTCTGATGTATATTGCAAAATATCAGATTccccaaaatctgaaaagattaGTGATACGGGGGTGTGGAAGCTTGAAATCATTagtggaggaggagaaggagctC TTAATAGCATCAGACCGGTTCTTCCACGACAATACTAATAATTGTCTTGAATATATTAACATTGCCACGTGTCGAAATCTGAAATCATTACCGGAGGGCCTATGCCACCTCACCAATCTTCAAGCTTTTATTGTTTGGGGCTGCGAAAAATTGGAGGTGTTACCGAAAGACATTCGCAATCTCACGCCTCTTAAGGAATTGAAGATTGACTGCTTGGAAGGTTTGACTTCCTTTCCTCCCAACCTGACATCACTTAAAATTTCTGAACTCAAGAGTTGTAAGCGGCTCTGGGAGTTGCACAAACTCTCCTCTCTTAGAGAGTTGTCGATCACAAGTGAAGATCCAGATGTGTTGTCATTTCCACCTGATGGGAAGGAGGAGATGCTGCTCCCCAAATCTCTCACTAAACTCACAATTCGTGGCTTCCCAAATCTGAAGAAACTCGGCAATGGCATTCAATTCCTCACCTCTCTTCAGACTCTGGAACTAGATAATTGTCCAAGGCTCGCATCCATTCCAAAGGAGGGCCTGCCTCTTTCACTTGGGCAACTTTGGATCGACGGGTGTCCTTTACTAGCAGAGAGATGTCAACCTGGAAAAGGACGATACTGGCCCAAAATATCCAACATTCCTTGCCAAGAAATATATTAG
- the LOC137743834 gene encoding GPI-anchored protein LLG1-like isoform X1: MVLNQSFCFCFSVVFLFLFLGFPASSSSPTFISDGVFESQASIGRNLLQAKTGCPVNFEFLNYTVITSQCKGPQYPAKQCCGAFKELACPYADVLNDLTNECASIMFSYINLYGNYPPGLFANECHDGKEGLICPALPPSAVANDVNGAHTAHYPSPLLMLVAGFLALSRLL, encoded by the exons ATGGTGTTGAATCAgagcttctgcttctgcttttccgttgttttccttttcctttttctgggTTTTCCTGCTTCTTCATCCTCACCAACTTTCATTTCAG ATGGTGTCTTTGAATCTCAGGCTTCTATTGGCCGGAACTTGCTGCAGGCCAAGACAG GTTGCCCAGTGAACTTTGAGTTTTTGAACTACACGGTTATCACAAGCCAATGCAAAGGACCCCAATACCCTGCTAAACAGTGTTGTGGTGCATTCAAGGAATTGGCTTGCCCTTACGCAGATGTGCTTAATGACTTGACAAATGAATGCGCTTCAATTATGTTCAGCTACATCAACCTCTACGGAAACTACCCACCAGGACTTTTCGCCAATGAGTGCCACGACGGAAAAGAAGGTCTGATATGCCCTGCATTACCACCATCTGCAGTGGCCAATGATGTAAATGGGGCTCATACCGCACACTATCCGTCTCCATTGCTAATGCTTGTTGCCGGCTTCCTAGCATTGTCCCGGTTACTATAA
- the LOC137743213 gene encoding probable CCR4-associated factor 1 homolog 11, protein MKKVEIRHVWQHNLESEFALMQSMIRYYPFLSIDTEFPGTVFQYSDIHTPLPTPASKYKLMKANVDNTNIIQLGLTLSDNNGNLPSFGNNSCYIWEFNFRDFDVHRDLQNISSIQLLEKQGIDFLKNKEKGIRSSDFSLLWHKSSLLSKKSQLTWVGFHSAYDFGYLIKMLTDDWLPPDINSFMCMMDIYFGKKVYDIKSMIRVSRGIYGGLERVANKLGVDRVAGKSHQAASDSLLTWQTFQKLTHVYYTSMLGEDNFSLDLRDLDWSQRVLYGLEVEAH, encoded by the coding sequence atgaagaaagttgagattcgaCATGTATGGCAGCACAATTTGGAATCCGAGTTTGCTCTAATGCAGTCCATGATTCGTTACTACCCTTTCCTCTCCATAGACACCGAATTCCCTGGCACAGTTTTCCAGTATTCCGATATCCACACCCCCTTACCAACCCCGGCGTCCAAATACAAGCTCATGAAGGCCAACGTGGACAACACCAACATAATCCAGTTAGGTTTAACACTCTCCGATAACAACGGAAACTTGCCCAGTTTCGGCAATAATAGCTGCTACATATGGGAGTTCAACTTCAGGGACTTCGATGTCCATCGTGACCTTCAGAATATAAGTTCTATTCAGTTACTTGAGAAGCAAGGAATCGATTTCTtgaaaaacaaggaaaagggTATTCGTTCTTCCGACTTCTCCTTGCTGTGGCATAAATCCTCGCTGCTCTCCAAGAAGTCCCAGTTGACATGGGTGGGTTTCCATAGCGCTTACGATTTCGGGTACCTGATCAAGATGCTGACGGACGACTGGTTGCCGCCGGACATTAACAGTTTCATGTGCATGATGGATATATACTTTGGGAAAAAAGTGTACGACATCAAAAGCATGATTAGGGTTTCTCGAGGGATTTATGGAGGATTAGAGAGAGTGGCTAACAAGCTTGGGGTTGATCGTGTGGCTGGGAAGAGTCATCAGGCTGCTTCTGATAGTTTGCTGACTTGGCAAACGTTTCAGAAGCTTACACATGTGTACTACACAAGTATGCTAGGGGAAGACAACTTCAGTTTAGATTTGAGAGATTTAGATTGGTCCCAAAGGGTTTTGTATGGTTTGGAAGTTGAGGCTCATTGA
- the LOC137742348 gene encoding phosphatidylinositol/phosphatidylcholine transfer protein SFH13-like → MSGLEGFGALDEIRERRSDFENSEEERRRSRICNLKKKAINASSKFTHSLKKRGKRKIDYRVPAVSIEDVRDAKEESVVQEFRQRLLDMDLLPARHDDYHTLLRFLKARDLNIEKTLQLWEEMLKWRKEFGTDTILEDFEFEELDEVLQYYPQGYHGVDKEGRPVYIERLGKAHPSRLMQITSIERYLKYHVQEFERALQEKFPACSIAAKRQICSTTTILDVQGLGMKNFTRTAANLLSAMSKIDTNYYPETLHRMYIVNAGPGFKKMLWPAAQKFLDVKTIAKIQVLDPKSLSKLLEVIDSSQLPDFLGGSCTCSAEGGCLRSNKGPWNDIEIMKLLHAAEATFVRQISRVSGDQEKFDSYIQIYPLKGRTSDTSVVESGSDIDDPCSSLGQRSSAFPPLDAVDEEASDPNAYYSCDDLPLVEKAGTSVQGVRCHQDHNVSLEATSNSEGSSVNLRFDATKDKIEKTDFTRTAKKLVSFLVRLIPFSQILQFEFWRKQNNIYPSNLVESNTNSHLPSPEVVSQEDYVQPCLQRLQQLEKVCEELNNKPASIPLEKERMLMDSLERIKSVEYDLEQTKRVLHAAAVKQLEIARLLENLQESKFHRKRPFC, encoded by the exons ATGTCAG GCCTTGAAGGTTTTGGAGCTCTTGATGAAATCCGAGAGAGAAGATCAGATTTTGAGAATTCTGAAGAGGAGAGACGACGCTCAAGAATTTGCAACCTCAAGAAGAAGGCGATAAATGCTTCAAGTAAGTTTACCCATTCTcttaaaaaaagaggaaaaaggaaaattgatTACCGGGTTCCAGCAGTTTCCATAGAAGATGTACGGGATGCGAAAGAGGAGAGTGTTGTCCAAGAGTTTCGTCAAAGACTCCTTGACATGGACTTGTTGCCAGCAAGGCATGATGACTACCATACTTTGTTGAG ATTTTTGAAAGCTAGAGACCTTAACATTGAAAAAACACTCCAGTTATGGGAAGAAATGCTTAAATGGAGAAAAGAATTCGGAACAGACACCATTTTGGAG GATTTTGAATTTGAAGAGCTTGATGAAGTATTGCAATATTACCCTCAAGGATACCATGGGGTTGATAAAGAAGGCAGACCCGTTTACATTGAGAGACTGGGAAAAGCTCATCCAAGTAGGTTAATGCAAATCACCAGTATAGAGCGATACTTAAAGTACCATGTCCAAGAGTTTGAGAGAGCTCTGCAGGAGAAATTCCCTGCTTGTTCAATTGCGGCAAAGAGGCAGATATGTTCAACAACAACTATACTGGATGTACAAGGCTTG GGCATGAAAAATTTCACTAGAACTGCTGCAAATCTCTTGTCTGCCATGTCAAAGATAGACACCAATTACTACCCCGAG ACACTACACCGAATGTACATTGTCAATGCTGGTCCTGGATTTAAGAAGATGCTTTGGCCAGCTGCACAGAAATTTCTTGATGTAAAGACTATTGCAAAGATACAG GTTTTGGATCCCAAATCCTTGTCTAAACTACTGGAAGTCATTGATTCAAG TCAGTTACCAGACTTCCTAGGCGGATCATGTACATGTTCAGCTGAAGGAGGCTGCCTTAGGTCTAATAAAGGTCCATGGAATGACATCGAGATAATGAAG CTTCTGCATGCCGCCGAAGCAACATTTGTAAGGCAAATTTCTAGAGTGTCTGGTGATCAGGAGAAATTTGACTCATATATTCAAATATATCCACTGAAG GGTAGAACAAGCGATACATCAGTTGTAGAATCAGGATCGGATATTGACGATCCTTGTTCTTCACTAGGACAAAGGAGTTCTGCATTTCCTCCTTTGGATGCAGTTGATGAAGAA GCATCAGATCCAAATGCTTACTACAGCTGTGATGATCTTCCTCTGGTTGAGAAAGCCGGAACAAGTGTTCAAGGAGTACGATGTCATCAGGATCATAATGTTTCTCTTGAAGCAACATCAAATTCCGAAG GTAGTTCAGTTAACCTTAGGTTTGACGCAACTAAGGACAAAATTGAGAAGACGGACTTCACTCGTACGGCAAAAAAGCTGGTATCTTTCCTGGTCAGACTAATACCATTTTCTCAGATTCTACAATTTGAATTTTGGAGAAAGCAGAACAACATTTACCCATCAAATTTGGTGGAAAGCAACACAAATAGTCATTTACCATCCCCTGAAGTTGTGAGTCAAGAAGACTAtgtccagccatgtttacagcGTCTTCAGCAACTAGAAAAAGTATGTGAGGAACTTAACAACAAGCCTGCTTCGATTCCTTTAGAAAAGGAGCGAATGCTGATGGACTCGTTGGAAAGGATCAAGTCTGTTGAATATGATCTCGAGCAAACGAAAAGG GTGCTGCATGCTGCAGCGGTAAAGCAACTAGAGATTGCTAGGTTGTTGGAGAATCTACAGGAATCTAAATTTCAT CGAAAGAGACCGTTTTGTTGA